Proteins encoded together in one Nostoc sp. PCC 7524 window:
- a CDS encoding DUF1802 family protein: MNQLFSLPTALCLPAPEIEALIQGRTIAAMPKMFMRPGQRFSLYPAEYSNNILSIGQYYHANLLSITQKNIKLNSSQTVSIKAWAKCELCQIIDKTKPLKLLSELTIWTSEAFESIIQKQENIFLAYLRVYHLSHVCEVAVNPNIQEKLGRFVSLPNFKGSEDNPILNDRIFAQRRKQLENLEPPPHPELEELQSILAPLAITKPAVKELDDDIQIFLGWKNTKQIQSINTDLAWINEIASLGNRSKEEDAGKNNYQAGTDFEIIVRRSLEFLGFTVDYFHKGGAGGVDVFCSQPYPLVAECKAGKKIPNDTAVQLLNLGTLRLKSQELFKQATKLIIGPGEATIQLNDAAKIQDMAIMNPETLEKLVKLQSNHRNSVDLFRLKEYLKAGQSDQEVERYIDQVYLDLSMRSHIIQLVKNYLQNSGIEFSGVEALHGAYFGSNPPQPLKTEEMHEILIELSSPLTGYLGRIKGSDWRSDRFYYLRDLLIN, encoded by the coding sequence ATGAATCAGCTGTTTTCACTTCCAACAGCATTATGTTTACCTGCCCCTGAAATTGAAGCTTTAATACAGGGGCGAACAATTGCAGCTATGCCCAAGATGTTTATGCGTCCTGGGCAGAGGTTTTCTCTTTATCCTGCTGAGTATTCCAACAATATACTTTCAATTGGGCAATACTATCACGCCAATTTATTATCAATTACTCAAAAAAATATTAAATTAAACTCGTCTCAAACTGTCTCAATTAAAGCTTGGGCTAAATGTGAACTTTGCCAAATTATAGACAAGACTAAACCTTTAAAGCTTTTATCTGAGTTAACAATATGGACATCAGAAGCATTTGAGTCCATCATACAGAAGCAAGAAAACATATTTCTGGCTTACTTACGTGTTTATCATTTATCTCATGTCTGTGAAGTTGCAGTTAATCCCAACATTCAAGAAAAGTTAGGTAGATTCGTTAGTTTACCTAATTTTAAGGGTTCTGAAGACAACCCAATATTAAATGATCGCATCTTCGCACAACGCAGAAAACAACTAGAGAACTTAGAACCTCCACCGCATCCTGAATTAGAAGAATTGCAGAGTATTCTAGCTCCACTTGCAATTACTAAACCAGCAGTTAAAGAATTAGATGATGATATTCAAATATTTTTAGGTTGGAAAAATACTAAGCAGATTCAGTCAATAAATACAGATTTAGCTTGGATAAATGAGATTGCATCTCTGGGTAATCGTAGTAAAGAAGAAGATGCGGGAAAAAATAATTATCAAGCTGGGACAGATTTTGAAATTATAGTTCGTCGAAGCCTTGAATTTTTAGGCTTTACAGTTGACTATTTCCATAAAGGTGGTGCTGGTGGTGTAGATGTATTCTGTTCACAACCTTATCCATTAGTTGCAGAATGCAAAGCTGGTAAAAAAATTCCTAATGATACCGCAGTACAACTATTAAACTTAGGAACTCTACGCTTAAAAAGCCAGGAATTATTTAAGCAAGCGACTAAATTAATTATCGGGCCAGGTGAAGCTACAATCCAACTCAATGATGCTGCAAAAATACAAGATATGGCTATTATGAACCCAGAAACACTTGAAAAACTCGTTAAATTGCAAAGCAATCACCGCAATTCAGTAGATTTATTTAGGCTGAAAGAATACTTAAAAGCAGGTCAATCTGATCAAGAAGTTGAAAGATATATTGACCAAGTTTATTTAGATTTGAGTATGCGATCGCACATTATACAGCTTGTTAAAAATTATTTACAAAACTCAGGTATAGAATTTTCTGGGGTTGAGGCTTTACATGGTGCATATTTCGGTTCAAATCCGCCACAGCCATTAAAAACAGAAGAAATGCACGAAATTTTAATAGAACTTTCATCACCATTAACAGGTTATTTAGGAAGAATTAAAGGTAGTGATTGGAGAAGCGATCGCTTTTACTACCTCCGTGATTTACTAATTAACTAA
- a CDS encoding sodium:calcium antiporter yields the protein MLLFIQVLVCFILVIMAGIKLSQSADILAEKTGLGRTWIGTILLAGVTSLPELATGISAIVIFNSPDLAVGGILGSCLFNLLILALLDILTGPEPLLKQAQISHGLAASLGCVMLGVAAAGMLLAKTDVNLTVGWVGIPSLLLILLYFVSARTIAQFESRRRAAVLEEEVEMFQYEHVTTQQAYRQFCLHSVAIVILGVWLAFLGDQIAEVTGLGKSFIGAILLATATSLPEIVASVAAVRLNAVDLAVSNLFGSNLFNLTILGIYDLVYLPGSLWLSISQIHIFTDVVAMVMTSVAIAGLIYHAVSRSRMYITWDGLTIIALYIGGMYVIYRNLL from the coding sequence ATGCTGCTGTTTATTCAAGTCCTGGTGTGTTTTATTTTAGTCATTATGGCAGGAATCAAGCTTTCCCAAAGTGCCGATATCCTGGCAGAAAAAACTGGATTAGGACGTACTTGGATTGGCACAATCTTACTAGCTGGTGTGACTTCTTTACCAGAGTTAGCAACAGGGATTAGTGCCATTGTGATCTTCAATTCCCCAGACTTAGCGGTGGGGGGAATTTTAGGTAGTTGTTTATTTAACTTGCTGATTTTAGCACTACTGGATATTTTGACTGGCCCTGAGCCATTGTTGAAACAAGCACAGATTAGTCATGGACTAGCCGCCAGTTTGGGTTGTGTGATGCTAGGTGTGGCTGCGGCTGGGATGCTGTTGGCAAAAACCGATGTTAATTTAACCGTGGGATGGGTAGGGATTCCCAGTTTACTATTAATTTTGCTGTATTTTGTTAGTGCTAGAACCATTGCCCAATTTGAGTCTAGACGACGTGCTGCCGTATTAGAAGAAGAAGTTGAGATGTTTCAATACGAACACGTAACTACTCAACAAGCCTATCGACAATTCTGTTTGCATTCAGTAGCGATTGTAATTTTAGGCGTGTGGCTAGCATTCTTAGGAGATCAAATTGCTGAAGTTACTGGGTTAGGAAAGAGCTTCATCGGTGCGATTTTGTTAGCTACAGCTACCTCTCTACCTGAAATAGTAGCATCAGTTGCAGCCGTGAGACTCAACGCTGTAGATTTGGCAGTTTCCAATCTTTTTGGCTCTAATCTCTTTAATTTAACTATTCTTGGCATTTACGACTTAGTTTATCTTCCGGGTAGCCTGTGGTTAAGTATTAGCCAAATACACATATTTACAGATGTTGTAGCGATGGTAATGACCTCAGTAGCGATCGCAGGTTTAATTTACCATGCTGTCAGTCGCTCCCGAATGTACATTACTTGGGATGGACTCACAATCATCGCTCTCTATATCGGTGGAATGTATGTTATTTACCGTAATTTACTATGA
- a CDS encoding NAD(P)H-quinone oxidoreductase subunit O, whose protein sequence is MPIKKGNLVRAVREKLENSLEAKASDTRFPAYLFDSQGEVVDIKGDYALVKFGLVPTPNIWLRLDQLEAFE, encoded by the coding sequence ATGCCAATTAAAAAAGGAAATTTGGTGCGTGCTGTCCGCGAGAAGCTAGAAAATAGTTTAGAAGCTAAAGCTAGTGATACTCGCTTTCCTGCTTATTTGTTTGATAGCCAAGGTGAAGTAGTAGATATTAAAGGCGATTATGCCTTAGTGAAGTTTGGACTGGTACCAACACCAAACATTTGGTTGCGTTTAGATCAACTGGAAGCTTTTGAATAA
- the mdh gene encoding malate dehydrogenase translates to MSYPLDSPILCRLPRVSIIGAGRVGSTLAQRIAEKNLADVVLLDIVKGMPQGLALDLLEARGIELHNREIIGTNNYADTAGSQIVVITAGLPRKPGMSRDDLLKTNAEIVVTAAKQAIAYSPHAIFIIVTNPLDVMTYLAWEATGLPRNRIMGMAGVLDSARFETFIALELGVLPADVKAMVLGSHGDLMVPLSRYATVNGIPITELLDADTIARLVERTRNGGAEIVELMQTGGAFFAPASATSVMVESILLNQSRLLPVATYLQGEYGLKDVVIGVPCRLGFGGIENILELNLSDSEQEALHISAQSVRKNIERSQEILAATSSI, encoded by the coding sequence ATGTCTTATCCTCTTGACTCCCCAATTCTTTGTCGTCTGCCGCGTGTCTCTATCATCGGTGCTGGTAGAGTTGGTAGTACCTTAGCTCAACGCATCGCTGAAAAAAATCTGGCGGATGTGGTGTTATTAGATATTGTGAAAGGAATGCCTCAAGGTTTAGCACTGGATTTGTTGGAAGCTAGGGGCATTGAATTACATAATCGTGAGATTATCGGTACAAATAATTATGCTGATACGGCTGGTTCGCAAATTGTCGTGATTACAGCCGGGCTTCCCCGTAAACCTGGGATGAGTCGGGATGATTTGCTGAAAACTAACGCGGAGATTGTTGTTACCGCAGCTAAACAAGCGATCGCCTACTCTCCCCATGCTATTTTTATCATTGTCACTAATCCTTTGGATGTGATGACATATTTAGCTTGGGAAGCGACTGGTTTGCCACGCAACAGAATTATGGGTATGGCTGGGGTGTTAGACTCGGCGCGGTTTGAAACTTTTATCGCTTTGGAATTGGGGGTATTACCTGCTGATGTCAAGGCGATGGTTTTAGGCAGTCATGGGGATTTGATGGTTCCTTTATCTCGTTACGCTACAGTTAACGGTATTCCTATCACAGAATTATTGGATGCAGACACAATTGCACGCTTAGTAGAAAGAACCCGCAACGGTGGCGCTGAAATTGTGGAATTGATGCAAACTGGCGGTGCATTTTTTGCGCCAGCTTCCGCTACAAGTGTGATGGTGGAATCGATTTTATTGAATCAGTCGCGGTTGTTACCTGTGGCGACATATCTGCAAGGTGAATATGGTTTAAAAGATGTGGTGATTGGTGTTCCTTGTCGCTTAGGCTTTGGTGGAATTGAAAATATTTTAGAATTAAATCTTAGCGATAGTGAACAAGAAGCTTTACATATTTCGGCTCAATCTGTGCGGAAAAATATTGAGCGATCGCAAGAAATTTTAGCTGCAACAAGTTCAATATAA